A single genomic interval of Falco naumanni isolate bFalNau1 chromosome 11, bFalNau1.pat, whole genome shotgun sequence harbors:
- the RNF2 gene encoding E3 ubiquitin-protein ligase RING2, with the protein MSQAVQTNGTQPLSKTWELSLYELQRTPQEAITDGLEIVVSPRSLHSELMCPICLDMLKNTMTTKECLHRFCADCIITALRSGNKECPTCRKKLVSKRSLRPDPNFDALISKIYPSRDEYEAHQERVLARISKHNNQQALSHSIEEGLKIQAMNRLQRGKKQQIENGSGAEDNGDSSHCSNASTHSNQEAGPSNKRTKTSDDSGLELDNNNATVAIDPVMDGASEIELVFRPHPTLMENDDSAQTRYIKTSGNATVDHLSKYLAVRLALEELRSKGESNQMNLDTASEKQYTIYIATANGQFTVLNGSFSLELVSEKYWKVNKPMELYYAPTKEHK; encoded by the exons ATGTCTCAAGCCGTGCAGACAAACGGGACGCAACCTTTAAGCAAAACATGGGAGCTCAGTTTGTACGAATTACAAAGAACACCTCAG GAAGCAATCACCGATGGCTTGGAAATAGTGGTGTCACCCAGGAGCCTGCACAGTGAACTGATGTGTCCCATTTGTTTGGATATGTTAAAAAACACCATGACGACAAAAGAATGTTTGCATCGCTTCTGTGCTGACTGCATCATTACAGCCCTCAGGAGTGG CAACAAAGAATGTCCCACATGTCGTAAAAAACTAGTTTCAAAACGATCACTGAGACCAGATCCAAATTTTGATGCTCTCATCAGTAAAATTTATCCAAGCCGAGATGAATATGAAGCTCATCAGGAGAGAGTGCTAGCAAGAATCAGCAAGCACAATAACCAGCAAGCTTTAAGTCACAGCATTGAGGAGGGATTAAAGATTCAGGCCATGAACAG GTTACAGAGGGGCAAGAAACAACAGATTGAGAATGGCAGTGGAGCGGAAGATAACGGTGACAGTTCCCACTGTAGCAATGCCTCAACACACAGCAATCAGGAAGCAGGGCCTAGTAATAAGAGGACCAAAACATCAGATGATTCTGGGCTAGAACTGGACAATAACAACGCAACTGTGGCAATAGACCCCGTAATGGATGGTGCTAGTGAAATTGAATTAGTTTTCAGGCCTCATCCAACCCTCATGGAGAATGATGACAGCGCACAGACGAG GTACATCAAGACCTCAGGCAATGCCACCGTTGATCACTTGTCCAAGTACCTAGCTGTGAGACTGGCTTTGGAAGAGCTTCGTAGCAAAGGAGAATCAAACCAGATGAACCTTGACACAGCCAGTGAGAAGCAGTACACCATTTACATTGCTACCGCCAATGGGCAGTTCACT GTATTAAATGGGTCATTTTCCTTGGAACTGGTCAGTGAGAAGTACTGGAAAGTGAACAAACCCATGGAACTGTACTATGCACCAACAAAGGAACATAAATAA
- the TRMT1L gene encoding TRMT1-like protein isoform X3, translated as MEEDSTKESDSNILDVSSDYPREKHISIQRHLADLEKLADLKEGEFTMAVSQNTDLHVTDERKPCPLCPEEKLKACYSYKLHRHLQNLHWKVSVEFEGYRMCICHLPCRPVKPNLIGDQAFSKMGAHYHCIICSATITRRTDMIGHINRHVNKGETESRFITAPAPRSSYRVLKESATDVQVLPNYSTPHKTDSYFNPKMKLNRQLIFCALAVLAEERKPIECLDAFGATGIMGLQWAKHLRSSVKVTINDCNENSVTMIQENCHLNKMKVKLNTKEEDNEEALGDGEENTDTIEVTKMDANVIMHLRSFDFIHLDPFGTSVNYLDSAFRNVRNLGIVSLTSTDISSLYAKARHVALRHYGCNIVRTEYYRELAARIVIAAVTRAAARCNKGIEVLLAVALEHFVLVVVRVLRGPSPADDSAKKIRYLIHCQWCEERIFQKEGNMVEENPYQQLPCDCHGSMPGKTAVVLGPLWSGALFNTGFIRRMLFEAVQYGLDEAQPLLKTLVCEAECTTLKHFSTHSPYDENKQEECGVYIKTPNASAESSLVHGKRKSEEVIRNAAKRQKSESSAEHPAFYYNIHRHSIKGMNMPKLNKFLNYLSEAGYRVSRTHFDPMGVRTNAPLAQFKTILMKYSTPTYAAGQADGPVHLTEGLQAAEQVQAVADIKAEDADFLEDVAATMFPNDYPTHCAAD; from the exons AGAAACATATTTCAATTCAAAGACATCTTGCTGATCTAGAGAAACTAGCTGACCTGAAAGAAGGTGAGTTTACCATGGCAGTATCCCAGAACACAGATCTTCATGTTACAG ATGAAAGGAAGCCTTGTCCATTGTGTCCTGAGGAGAAACTGAAAGCTTGCTATAGTTATAAGCTCCATCGTCACCTTCAGAATTTGCACTGGAAAGTTTCTGTTGAATTTGAAG GGTACAGAATGTGCATCTGTCACTTACCTTGTCGCCCAGTAAAACCAAACCTCATCGGAGACCAG GCATTTTCAAAGATGGGAGCCCATTACCATTGTATCATCTGTTCAGCAACCATCACGCGAAGAACAGACATGATAGGTCATATTAATCGTCATGTGAATAAGGGAGAAACCGAATCAAGGTTCATTACAG CTCCTGCTCCCAGGTCCTCTTACAGAGTGCTGAAAGAGTCAGCTACAGACGTGCAGGTTCTTCCCAACTACTCCACACCTCATAAAACAGATTCCTATTTTAATCCTAAAATGAAACTCAACAG gcaGTTGATATTCTGTGCACTAGCCGTTCTAGCCGAGGAACGTAAACCGATAGAATGTTTGGATGCTTTTGGAGCCACCG GTATAATGGGATTACAATGGGCAAAGCATCTCAGAAGTTCTGTGAAAGTTACTATTAACGATTGTAATGAAAATTCTGTGACGATGATTCAGGAAAACTgccatttaaacaaaatgaaggTGAAACTGAATACTAAGGAAGAAGACAATGAGGAAGCTCTGggagatggagaagaaaatactgacaCCATTGAGGTGACAAAAATGGATGCCAATGTCATAATGCATTTGAGATCATTTGATTTTAT CCATTTGGACCCCTTCGGAACTTCTGTGAATTACCTGGATTCTGCCTTTAGAAATGTGAGAAATCTTGGAATTGTGTCACTGACATCCACAGACATCAGCTCTCTGTATGCAAAGGCTCGACACGTTGCCCTGCGTCATTACGGATGTAATATTGTCAGAACAGAGTACTACAGGGAACTGGCAGCCAGAATAGTAATTGCTGCTGTGACAAG AGCTGCAGCTCGCTGTAACAAAGGCATTGAAGTTTTACTTGCAGTAGCGCTAGAACATTTTGTTCTAGTAGTGGTCAGAGTTCTGAGGGGACCATCCCCTGCAGATGATTCGGCTAAGAAAATAAGATACCTCATCCACTGCCAGTGGTGCGAAGAgagaatttttcagaaagaggGTAATATGGTAGAAG AAAACCCGTACCAGCAGCTGCCTTGTGACTGCCATGGCAGTATGCCTGGGAAGACGGCAGTGGTTCTTGGTCCTCTCTG GTCAGGAGCCCTCTTTAACACTGGATTCATCAGAAGAATGCTGTTTGAGGCTGTTCAGTATGGTTTGGATGAAGCTCAGCCGCTTCTGAAGACGTTAGTTTGCGAAGCAGAGTGCAcaactttaaaacatttttctactcATAGTCCTTATGATGAGAACAAGCAAG AAGAGTGCGGCGTATATATTAAAACACCAAATGCTTCTGCAGAATCCTCCTTGGTACATG gaaaaagaaaaagtgaagaagTGATTCGAAATGCAGCCAAGCGACAAAAATCTGAGAGCAGCGCTGAGCACCCTGCGTTCTACTACAATATCCACAGACACAGTATTAAAGGAATGAACATGCCAAA GTTAAATAAGTTCTTAAACTATCTCTCTGAAGCTGGATACAGAGTGAGTAGAACCCACTTTGATCCTATGGGAGTTCGCACGAATGCGCCCTTGGCACAATTTAAGACTATTCTTATGAAGTACAGCACTCCCACGTACGCGGCCGGGCAGGCAGACGGCCCTGTCCATCTCACTGAAGGgctccaggcagcagagcaggttCAAGCTGTTGCAGATATCAAGGCAGAGGATGCCGATTTTCTGGAAGATGTTGCTGCCACCATGTTCCCGAACGACTACCCTACTCACTGTGCAGCTGATTAA